A stretch of DNA from Bacillus sp. Marseille-Q1617:
CATATTTCAATATTGAAAATGAACAATTTAAAAAATTTAAATTATTTTGTATAATGGAGAAGTAAGTACAAACAAGGGGGAATTCGGATGAACAGACAAGAGCTTATTGCACCTGAAAAGTACAACTTGGTTGAGGAAGTGGAAAAGTTTGCAAGTGATGAAAATAAACTCGCAATCAAATGGGAGAATGAAGCGGGGGATAAGAAAGAGATCACTTACAAAAACCTGATGAAGAACGCAAATAAAATTGGAAACGTTTTCTCGGGATCCGGACTTGAAAAAGGTGACGTCATCCTGGTGATGGTTCCACGATTAGTCGAAGCATATGCAGTTTACCTAGCTGCCTTAAAATCAGGGATGATCGTCATTCCAAGTTCTGAAATGCTTCGTACGAAAGACCTTGAATATAGAATTGAACACGGGGATGTAAAAGGGATTGTCGCATACTCTCCGTTCATTGAACAATTTGAAAATGTCCGCGGAATGGACAAGCTTAAAAAGTTTGTCGTAGGAGATAAACAAGAGGGCTGGATAACAGTAGAGGAAGAAATGAAAGCTGTCTCTGGTGAAATGGCGTTTGCCGACACAGCAAGGGATGATATGGCTTTCTTATCCTATACTTCCGGTACGACAGGTAATCCTAAAGGGGTAGTACATACACATGGATGGGCATTTGCCCACCTGAGAACAGCTGCTAAAGGTTGGCTGGGGATTGAAGAAGGGGATACGGTCTGGGCAACGGCTGGCCCCGGCTGGCAAAAATGGATTTGGAGTCCGTTCATGTCCGTTCTTGGATCAGGAGCAACGGGCCTTGTTTATCAAGGGAAATTCGAACCGAATAAATATCTGCAATTACTTCAGGATAACGGTGTAAACGTCCTTTGCTGTACGCCGACAGAGTATCGGCTGATGGCCAAGGTTGAGGACCTCGGATCGTATGATCTTTCCCCATTACATAGCGCCGTCTCGGCGGGTGAACCATTGAACCGGGAAGTCATTGATGCATTCAAGAAGCACCATAACGTTGAAGTGCGCGATGGGTACGGCCAGACTGAAAACACACTGCTCGTAGGAATCATGAAAGGTATGGAACTGAAGCCAGGGTCCATGGGCAAACCGACACCGGGTAACCGGGTGGAAGTCATCAATGAAGAAGGGATCCCTTGTGAAGCGGGTGAAGTAGGAGATATTGCGGTTCATGTAGATACACCTGCATTATTCAAGAACTATTATAAAGATCCGGAAAGGACCGCTATGCAGTTCAGGGGTGACTACTATATCACCGGTGATAAAGCAAAGAAAGATGAAGACGGGTATTTCTGGTTCGAAGGAAGGGGAGATGACATCATCATCTCTTCCGGCTATACAATCGGGCCGTTCGAAGTGGAAGATGCGCTTGTGAAGCATCCATTCGTCCAGGAATGTGCAGTAGTGGGAAGCCCTGATGAAGTACGCGGACTGATCGTAAAAGCTTTCGTCGTATTGCGTGAAGGCGTGGACCAACATGATCCGGAGCTTGTACCTCAGCTTCAGGAGCACGTGAAAGAATTAACTGCACCATACAAATACCCGCGCAAAATCGAATTTGTTAAAGAACTGCCGAAAACAACTTCCGGCAAAATCAGAAGAATCGAATTGCGTCAAAAGGAAATGAGCTCGGTTAAGAACTAAAGGACGCAGAAGGGAGCCTGTGTGAGTGGGGCTCCCTTTAGTATGGAATCATGCTGTCAATTAAAATCCTTCTACTTCCCGTTCCCTCCTATAATATGGTACATTGTAAACAGAATTTTTTAGTAGAAGGCTCTGTTGAAACTAATTTTTGAAAATAACTGGTTCTAGCTGTTGATTGGAGTGGAAGACGTAGACTCCTGCGGAATATGAGACGTGGCCAGCTTCGGGGCTTAGAGGCACATGTCATAAGTCAACTCGTCCAAGAAGGCAAAAAACGTCTTCGTGGCCGATTCGCCTTATGCCACCCGCCTCTGAGCAAAGCCCCTCCGCTTTTCTAACCCGCGGAAAGCAAAGTCTTGCACGGAAATCAACAGCGGTGTTTAGCAGCGCCTAGTAGAAAGGAAGCTTCCAAGATGGGTACATTATGGACAAATGGAAAAATTTATACAATGCAGTCGGATGGCCATATGGTCGAAGCTGTATATACGGAAAATGGGTTCATCAAAGAATTGGGTTTTTCTGATGAATTACAGAAGAAGTACTCAATAGAAGAAACCGTTGATTTAAAAAATAGAGTCATGTTCCCCGGCTTTGTAGACAGCCACATGCATTTGATCGGTCATGGTGAGACCTTGCTTCGTCTTGACTTATCACAGATGACAAGTAAGGAAGAAGTGTTGAATGCCATTGCTGAAAAAGCGGAGAAACTTCCTGAAGGGCAGTGGATTTTTGGAGAAGGCTGGAATGAAAATCTATGGGCGGGTGCAGAGGTTATTACAAAGAATGAATTAGACGCAGCCGTTCCAAATCATCCTGTGCTATTAAAACGCATCTGCCGCCATGCCATGGTCGTGAATTCCCTTGCACTGAAACAGGCAAACATCGATGAAAGCACACCCGACCCTGCTGGCGGATTGATAGAAAAAGATGATGAGGGTAATCTGAATGGACTATTGAAGGATAAAGCGCAGGATCTTATGGTCGAAGCTTTGCCGCCCATTTCCCCGGCCTATTTAGAAGAAGCTCTTTCAAAAGGGATTGAAAGCTGCTGGGAGAACGGCTTGGTCGGTG
This window harbors:
- a CDS encoding acyl-CoA synthetase MbcS translates to MNRQELIAPEKYNLVEEVEKFASDENKLAIKWENEAGDKKEITYKNLMKNANKIGNVFSGSGLEKGDVILVMVPRLVEAYAVYLAALKSGMIVIPSSEMLRTKDLEYRIEHGDVKGIVAYSPFIEQFENVRGMDKLKKFVVGDKQEGWITVEEEMKAVSGEMAFADTARDDMAFLSYTSGTTGNPKGVVHTHGWAFAHLRTAAKGWLGIEEGDTVWATAGPGWQKWIWSPFMSVLGSGATGLVYQGKFEPNKYLQLLQDNGVNVLCCTPTEYRLMAKVEDLGSYDLSPLHSAVSAGEPLNREVIDAFKKHHNVEVRDGYGQTENTLLVGIMKGMELKPGSMGKPTPGNRVEVINEEGIPCEAGEVGDIAVHVDTPALFKNYYKDPERTAMQFRGDYYITGDKAKKDEDGYFWFEGRGDDIIISSGYTIGPFEVEDALVKHPFVQECAVVGSPDEVRGLIVKAFVVLREGVDQHDPELVPQLQEHVKELTAPYKYPRKIEFVKELPKTTSGKIRRIELRQKEMSSVKN